From Hylaeus volcanicus isolate JK05 chromosome 2, UHH_iyHylVolc1.0_haploid, whole genome shotgun sequence, the proteins below share one genomic window:
- the LOC128872551 gene encoding post-GPI attachment to proteins factor 3, producing MSELKGFFILTVQLISIASTTGSIGDRSQFYNLCLAKCRDSNCDSDGGFKVQPSVPMRLLRWSCKEDCSYGCTWETVNYFISHGSNIPQFHGKWPFVRFFGCQEPASVMFSLLNFYCHVNMYWKFKRKLRPNVPMFYIWTYFSMICIHGWFWSSIFHARDTPFTEVMDYSSAFIMVLTLLYCMLLRITYNSNKMFAVITCGYLSTLYTHLSHLWSGYINYDYNMKFNVAIGLLTFVITMIWWHRNRKRLPYIHLIGWFNILTVLVTILEVADFAPIFWIFDAHSLWHASTAPLTILLYRFMMADCAHLQTHYSKLTLDIDHHIR from the exons ATGTCAGAATTAAAaggttttttcattttgacgGTACAATTGATTTCCATTGCAAGTACTACCGGCTCGATAGGAGACAGATcgcaattttacaatttatgcCTTGCTAAATGTCGTGACAGCAATTGTGATAGCG atggAGGCTTTAAAGTACAACCATCTGTACCAATGAGACTTCTACGCTGGTCTTGTAAAGAAGACTGTAGTTATGGGTGTACCTGGGAGAcagttaattatttcatttctcatGGTTCAAATATTCCTCAGTTTCATGGAAAA tggCCGTTTGTTCGTTTCTTTGGATGTCAGGAACCTGCATctgtaatgttttctttattaaacttttattGTCATGTTAACATGTATTGgaaatttaagagaaaattaaGACCTAATGTTCCCATGTTTTATATATGGACTTACTTTAGTAtg atatgCATACATGGCTGGTTTTggtcttctatttttcatgcaCGAGACACTCCATTTACAGAAGTAATGGATTATTCTAGTGCATTTATTATGGTCCTTACATTACTGTATTGTATGCTATTAAG aataaCGTACAAcagtaataaaatgtttgctgTGATCACATGCGGGTATCTTAGTACTTTATATACGCATTTATCTCATTTATGGTCTggttatattaattatgactATAATATGAAATTCAATGTAGCTATag GACTTTTAACATTTGTCATAACAATGATATGGTGGCATCGTAATCGTAAAAGATTACCTTATATTCACTTGATTGGATGGTTTAACATATTAACTGTTCTTGTTACCATATTAGAAGTAGCAGATTTTGCACCAATATTTTGGATATTTGATGCTCATTCTTTGTGGCATGCTAGTACAGCTCctcttacaattttattatacag ATTCATGATGGCAGATTGTGCTCATTTGCAGACACACTATAGTAAATTGACATTAGACATTGATCACCACATACGATAA
- the LOC128872548 gene encoding integrin alpha-PS1 isoform X1 has product MKSYQLTWFILNVCLVYTFNLEPRIPVIKKGPSGSYFGYSVAEHQEISHDSSDKPKSWMLIGAPLGQNRQPETNRSGALWKCPLTTTKFNCTQVITDGRSTEGGLYDTSVDSDELVPPSNDEIKDNQWLGVTVRSQGVGGKVMVCAHRHIVKTADSQWGQGQCYILTQNLKHQDLKKPCSGKPTNKAHEQFGYCQAGTSGVLTSEDRVVIGTPGPHTWRGTLYILTISDEFLTRDNTVYSPPMQDAYPVSKYSYLGMSVTVGNFFGNGLAYGAGAPRSNGTGQVILLIKHDTKPNMEVALTLGGEQFASSFGYEITSADVNGDKIADLIVAAPFYFNKAEGGAVYVYTQLQKLYKDNKSVKLITMEKGKPVKLVGRGESRFGFALTNLGDLNKDGYEDIAIGAPYENKGAVYIYLGSKNGIITVPSQVIHADDMPEPLQTFGYSLSGGIDMDQNGYSDLLVGAYESDAVALLRSRKIIDITTYIRYLKKDGTYQEKIEPIDPNRVGCTEDPYSNHTCFSFEACCKTESLVKEEDMQNLKLNYYIEAETYTGVKKFSRVWFDTGNVRPHYVNRTVTLDSKKFEHCQREIVYLKENTRDIQSPIKFRLNYSLIQEEPIMPAEGKPLPDIKNYPILNQQEAARVFEATFQKDCGNNDICESDLQVKARLNLSASSVKPNFYELLLGEREEVVVDVNVSNIGESAYEAQLFIVHSQSLNYIASKSNDSVICNLHNTTIVACSIGNPFKKDKMVNIQIRFDPKELEDNESQLGFVIFANSTSKEVKEKEPTKLRATVLKRAELSIKGSAKIQSAFYGGPIIGESAVKHLSEVGPKVSHIYEVFNEGPWRVSNLEIRISWPYEVANDKAHGKWLLYLEELPTVEPFGHGECMPLPEHVLNPLKLQDSANDDDMDVSSSVVSTPPTLHSYINHVRTRRDTEKVLNTHIITDKDGHRRQVVSMNCKAGTAKCFNITCFIFNLQRKQEAVITVKARLWNSTLVEDYPKVDQVHIASNAEIIIPQNVTIQQENLKDDHANAEMIVYPHLLDLQDAEPVPIWVYIVAVVAGLILFILLTLVLRKLGFFKRRRPDPTLSGNLEKHKDDNPESEALCKRSL; this is encoded by the exons atgaaaagttatcAATTAACTTGGTTCATTTTGAACGTATGCTTAGTGTATACTTTCAACTTGGAGCCAAGAATAcctgttattaaaaaaggacCAAGTGGCTCTTATTTCGGTTATTCTGTAGCCGAACATCAAGAAATATCTCACGATAGCTCAGACAAACCAAAAAGCTG GATGTTAATTGGTGCTCCTTTAGGCCAAAACAGACAACCAGAAACTAACAGGTCTGGTGCATTATGGAAATGTCCTTTAACAACAACCAAATTTAATTGTACTCAAGTGATCACAGATGGACGATCAA CAGAAGGAGGTCTGTATGATACAA gtgTTGATTCTGATGAGTTAGTGCCACCAAGTAATGATGAAATCAAAGATAATCAATGGTTAGGAGTAACAGTTCGTAGTCAAGGTGTTGGTGGTAAAGTAATG gTTTGTGCACATAGGCACATTGTAAAAACAGCAGATTCTCAGTGGGGTCAAGGACAATGTTATATATTAacacaaaatttgaaacatcaagatttaaaaaaacctTGTTCTGGAAAACCAACGAacaa AGCACACGAACAATTTGGTTATTGTCAAGCTGGAACTAGTGGTGTACTTACTTCAGAAGATCGTGTTGTTATTGGTACACCAGGTCCTCACACTTGGCGAGGAACTCTATACATTCTTACGATTtcagatgaatttttaactaGAGATAACACAGTTTATAGTCCTCCAATGCAAGATGCTTATCCTGTCAGTAAATATAGCTATCTAG gaATGTCTGTTACTGTGGGAAACTTTTTTGGTAATGGATTAGCTTATGGTGCTGGAGCACCACGCTCAAATGGTACTGGCCAGGTCATTTTACTTATAAAACACGACACTAAACCAAACATGGAAGTTGCATTGACTCTGGGCGGTGAACAATTCGCTTCGAGTTTCGGATATGAAATTACTTCTGCAGATGTCAATGGAGACAA aatTGCTGATCTTATTGTGGCAGcaccattttatttcaacaaagCAGAAGGAGGtgctgtatatgtatacacacagttacagaaattatataaggataataaaagtgtaaaaCTTATAACTATGGAAAAAGGTAAACCTGTTAAACTTGTCGGGCGTGGAGAATCCAG ATTTGGATTTGCATTGACAAATTTGggagatttaaataaagatggATACGAAGATATTGCCATTGGAGCACCTTACGAAAATAAAGGagctgtatatatatatcttggTTCTAAAAATGGAATAATCACAGTGCCATCACAA GTAATACATGCAGATGATATGCCAGAACCATTGCAAACATTTGGTTACTCGTTGAGTGGAGGAATTGATATGGATCAAAATGGATATTCAGATTTATTAGTAGGAGCTTATGAAAGTGATGCTGTAGCACTTCTTCgttcaagaaaaattattgacatCACTACTTATATTcgctatttaaaaaaagatggcacatatcaagaaaaaatagaacCTATTGATCCCAATAGAGTTGGATGTACAGAAGACCCTTATTCAAATCACACATG CTTTTCGTTCGAAGCTTGTTGTAAAACGGAATCACTCGTAAAGGAGGAAGATatgcaaaatttgaaattgaattattatatcgaAGCTGAAACTTATACTGGAGTTAAAAAATTCTCCAGAGTTTGGTTTGACACTGGTAATGTACGACCGCATTATGTGAATCGTACAGTTACTTTAGattcgaaaaagtttgaacattGTCAGAGAGAAATAGTTTACTTAAAG gaAAATACGCGTGACATTCAGTCAcctattaaatttcgtttaaattattctctaATACAAGAAGAGCCAATTATGCCTGCTGAAGGAAAACCTTTACCCGATATAAAGAATTATCCTATATTGAATCAACAAGAAGCTGCACGTGTGTTTGAAGCAACCTTCCAAAAAGATTGTGGCAATAACGATATTTGTGAAAGTGATCTACAAGTAAAGGCTCGATTAAATTTATCAG cTTCTTCTGTGAAACCAAATTTCTATGAACTTCTGTTGGGTGAAAGAGAAGAAGTTGTGGTGGATGTAAATGTATCTAACATTGGAGAATCAGCATATGAAGCTCAACTGTTCATCGTTCATTCTCAAAGCTTGAATTACATTGCTAGTAAAAGTAATGATtctgtaatttgtaatttacatAACACCACCATAGTAGCTTGTTCTATTGGAAACCCATTTAAGAAAGATAAAAtggtaaatatacaaatacggTTTGATCCCAAGGAATTGGAAGACAACGAGTCGCAATTAGGATTTGTGATATTTGCAAATTCTACTTCGAAAGAAGTAAAAGAgaaagaacctacaaaattgCGAGCAACGGTACTAAAACGGGCAGAATTATCAATTAAAGG GAGTGCAAAAATTCAATCGGCGTTTTATGGTGGACCAATTATAGGCGAATCAGCTGTAAAACACTTAAGTGAAGTAGGACCTAAAGTTTCGCATATTTACGAAGTATTTAATGAAGGTCCATGGAGAGTAAGTAACTTAGAAATTCGCATTTCATGGCCTTACGAGGTTGCAAATGATAAGGCCCATGGAAAATGGCTGTTGTACTTAGAAGAGTTACCAACTGTTGAAC CTTTTGGACATGGCGAATGTATGCCACTACCAGAGCATGTACTTAATCCATTGAAGCTACAAGACAGTGCTAACGATGATGATATGGATGTTTCTTCATCTGTAGTATCTACGCCTCCTACATTACACAGTTATATCAATCACGTAAGAACAAGGAGAGACACAGAAAAAGTTCTTAACACGCATATTATTACTGATAAGGATGGTCATAGACGACAAGTAGTTTCGATG aattgTAAAGCAGGGACTGCAAAATGCTTTAACATTACATGCTTTATATTCAACTTACAAAGGAAACAAGAAGCAGTCATAACTGTTAAAGCAAG GTTATGGAATTCTACTCTTGTAGAAGACTACCCGAAAGTGGATCAGGTACACATAGCTTCTAAtgcagaaataattattccacaaaatgttacaatacaacaagaaaatttgaaagatgATCATGCAAAT GCTGAGATGATTGTATATCCACATCTTCTTGATCTACAAGATGCTGAACCTGTGCCAATTTGGGTATACATAGTGGCTGTGGTAGCAGGTTtgatcttatttattttacttacattAGTTCTCAGAAAACTTGGATTCTTCAAAAGACGACGGCCAGATCCCACTTTGTCCGGAAACCTCGAGAAGCACAAAGATGACAATCCAGAAAGTGAAGCGTTATGTAAACGATCGTTATGA
- the LOC128872548 gene encoding integrin alpha-PS1 isoform X2, which translates to MKSYQLTWFILNVCLVYTFNLEPRIPVIKKGPSGSYFGYSVAEHQEISHDSSDKPKSWMLIGAPLGQNRQPETNRSGALWKCPLTTTKFNCTQVITDGRSSVDSDELVPPSNDEIKDNQWLGVTVRSQGVGGKVMVCAHRHIVKTADSQWGQGQCYILTQNLKHQDLKKPCSGKPTNKAHEQFGYCQAGTSGVLTSEDRVVIGTPGPHTWRGTLYILTISDEFLTRDNTVYSPPMQDAYPVSKYSYLGMSVTVGNFFGNGLAYGAGAPRSNGTGQVILLIKHDTKPNMEVALTLGGEQFASSFGYEITSADVNGDKIADLIVAAPFYFNKAEGGAVYVYTQLQKLYKDNKSVKLITMEKGKPVKLVGRGESRFGFALTNLGDLNKDGYEDIAIGAPYENKGAVYIYLGSKNGIITVPSQVIHADDMPEPLQTFGYSLSGGIDMDQNGYSDLLVGAYESDAVALLRSRKIIDITTYIRYLKKDGTYQEKIEPIDPNRVGCTEDPYSNHTCFSFEACCKTESLVKEEDMQNLKLNYYIEAETYTGVKKFSRVWFDTGNVRPHYVNRTVTLDSKKFEHCQREIVYLKENTRDIQSPIKFRLNYSLIQEEPIMPAEGKPLPDIKNYPILNQQEAARVFEATFQKDCGNNDICESDLQVKARLNLSASSVKPNFYELLLGEREEVVVDVNVSNIGESAYEAQLFIVHSQSLNYIASKSNDSVICNLHNTTIVACSIGNPFKKDKMVNIQIRFDPKELEDNESQLGFVIFANSTSKEVKEKEPTKLRATVLKRAELSIKGSAKIQSAFYGGPIIGESAVKHLSEVGPKVSHIYEVFNEGPWRVSNLEIRISWPYEVANDKAHGKWLLYLEELPTVEPFGHGECMPLPEHVLNPLKLQDSANDDDMDVSSSVVSTPPTLHSYINHVRTRRDTEKVLNTHIITDKDGHRRQVVSMNCKAGTAKCFNITCFIFNLQRKQEAVITVKARLWNSTLVEDYPKVDQVHIASNAEIIIPQNVTIQQENLKDDHANAEMIVYPHLLDLQDAEPVPIWVYIVAVVAGLILFILLTLVLRKLGFFKRRRPDPTLSGNLEKHKDDNPESEALCKRSL; encoded by the exons atgaaaagttatcAATTAACTTGGTTCATTTTGAACGTATGCTTAGTGTATACTTTCAACTTGGAGCCAAGAATAcctgttattaaaaaaggacCAAGTGGCTCTTATTTCGGTTATTCTGTAGCCGAACATCAAGAAATATCTCACGATAGCTCAGACAAACCAAAAAGCTG GATGTTAATTGGTGCTCCTTTAGGCCAAAACAGACAACCAGAAACTAACAGGTCTGGTGCATTATGGAAATGTCCTTTAACAACAACCAAATTTAATTGTACTCAAGTGATCACAGATGGACGATCAA gtgTTGATTCTGATGAGTTAGTGCCACCAAGTAATGATGAAATCAAAGATAATCAATGGTTAGGAGTAACAGTTCGTAGTCAAGGTGTTGGTGGTAAAGTAATG gTTTGTGCACATAGGCACATTGTAAAAACAGCAGATTCTCAGTGGGGTCAAGGACAATGTTATATATTAacacaaaatttgaaacatcaagatttaaaaaaacctTGTTCTGGAAAACCAACGAacaa AGCACACGAACAATTTGGTTATTGTCAAGCTGGAACTAGTGGTGTACTTACTTCAGAAGATCGTGTTGTTATTGGTACACCAGGTCCTCACACTTGGCGAGGAACTCTATACATTCTTACGATTtcagatgaatttttaactaGAGATAACACAGTTTATAGTCCTCCAATGCAAGATGCTTATCCTGTCAGTAAATATAGCTATCTAG gaATGTCTGTTACTGTGGGAAACTTTTTTGGTAATGGATTAGCTTATGGTGCTGGAGCACCACGCTCAAATGGTACTGGCCAGGTCATTTTACTTATAAAACACGACACTAAACCAAACATGGAAGTTGCATTGACTCTGGGCGGTGAACAATTCGCTTCGAGTTTCGGATATGAAATTACTTCTGCAGATGTCAATGGAGACAA aatTGCTGATCTTATTGTGGCAGcaccattttatttcaacaaagCAGAAGGAGGtgctgtatatgtatacacacagttacagaaattatataaggataataaaagtgtaaaaCTTATAACTATGGAAAAAGGTAAACCTGTTAAACTTGTCGGGCGTGGAGAATCCAG ATTTGGATTTGCATTGACAAATTTGggagatttaaataaagatggATACGAAGATATTGCCATTGGAGCACCTTACGAAAATAAAGGagctgtatatatatatcttggTTCTAAAAATGGAATAATCACAGTGCCATCACAA GTAATACATGCAGATGATATGCCAGAACCATTGCAAACATTTGGTTACTCGTTGAGTGGAGGAATTGATATGGATCAAAATGGATATTCAGATTTATTAGTAGGAGCTTATGAAAGTGATGCTGTAGCACTTCTTCgttcaagaaaaattattgacatCACTACTTATATTcgctatttaaaaaaagatggcacatatcaagaaaaaatagaacCTATTGATCCCAATAGAGTTGGATGTACAGAAGACCCTTATTCAAATCACACATG CTTTTCGTTCGAAGCTTGTTGTAAAACGGAATCACTCGTAAAGGAGGAAGATatgcaaaatttgaaattgaattattatatcgaAGCTGAAACTTATACTGGAGTTAAAAAATTCTCCAGAGTTTGGTTTGACACTGGTAATGTACGACCGCATTATGTGAATCGTACAGTTACTTTAGattcgaaaaagtttgaacattGTCAGAGAGAAATAGTTTACTTAAAG gaAAATACGCGTGACATTCAGTCAcctattaaatttcgtttaaattattctctaATACAAGAAGAGCCAATTATGCCTGCTGAAGGAAAACCTTTACCCGATATAAAGAATTATCCTATATTGAATCAACAAGAAGCTGCACGTGTGTTTGAAGCAACCTTCCAAAAAGATTGTGGCAATAACGATATTTGTGAAAGTGATCTACAAGTAAAGGCTCGATTAAATTTATCAG cTTCTTCTGTGAAACCAAATTTCTATGAACTTCTGTTGGGTGAAAGAGAAGAAGTTGTGGTGGATGTAAATGTATCTAACATTGGAGAATCAGCATATGAAGCTCAACTGTTCATCGTTCATTCTCAAAGCTTGAATTACATTGCTAGTAAAAGTAATGATtctgtaatttgtaatttacatAACACCACCATAGTAGCTTGTTCTATTGGAAACCCATTTAAGAAAGATAAAAtggtaaatatacaaatacggTTTGATCCCAAGGAATTGGAAGACAACGAGTCGCAATTAGGATTTGTGATATTTGCAAATTCTACTTCGAAAGAAGTAAAAGAgaaagaacctacaaaattgCGAGCAACGGTACTAAAACGGGCAGAATTATCAATTAAAGG GAGTGCAAAAATTCAATCGGCGTTTTATGGTGGACCAATTATAGGCGAATCAGCTGTAAAACACTTAAGTGAAGTAGGACCTAAAGTTTCGCATATTTACGAAGTATTTAATGAAGGTCCATGGAGAGTAAGTAACTTAGAAATTCGCATTTCATGGCCTTACGAGGTTGCAAATGATAAGGCCCATGGAAAATGGCTGTTGTACTTAGAAGAGTTACCAACTGTTGAAC CTTTTGGACATGGCGAATGTATGCCACTACCAGAGCATGTACTTAATCCATTGAAGCTACAAGACAGTGCTAACGATGATGATATGGATGTTTCTTCATCTGTAGTATCTACGCCTCCTACATTACACAGTTATATCAATCACGTAAGAACAAGGAGAGACACAGAAAAAGTTCTTAACACGCATATTATTACTGATAAGGATGGTCATAGACGACAAGTAGTTTCGATG aattgTAAAGCAGGGACTGCAAAATGCTTTAACATTACATGCTTTATATTCAACTTACAAAGGAAACAAGAAGCAGTCATAACTGTTAAAGCAAG GTTATGGAATTCTACTCTTGTAGAAGACTACCCGAAAGTGGATCAGGTACACATAGCTTCTAAtgcagaaataattattccacaaaatgttacaatacaacaagaaaatttgaaagatgATCATGCAAAT GCTGAGATGATTGTATATCCACATCTTCTTGATCTACAAGATGCTGAACCTGTGCCAATTTGGGTATACATAGTGGCTGTGGTAGCAGGTTtgatcttatttattttacttacattAGTTCTCAGAAAACTTGGATTCTTCAAAAGACGACGGCCAGATCCCACTTTGTCCGGAAACCTCGAGAAGCACAAAGATGACAATCCAGAAAGTGAAGCGTTATGTAAACGATCGTTATGA